Proteins co-encoded in one Euleptes europaea isolate rEulEur1 chromosome 1, rEulEur1.hap1, whole genome shotgun sequence genomic window:
- the LOC130490371 gene encoding CD59 glycoprotein-like — protein sequence MDKTKCILITAFVTIVVFCHSGDALRCYTCEQSPVVCRTNVTCTPEEDVCLQIRFLNLRTYSCWKSSRCTRKEVADEFNADSFRFLCCYRDFCNGGPSFLAASTATFSISAVTVLWMVYQ from the exons ATGGACAAAACAAAGTGCATTCTCATCACAGCCTTCGTCACTATAGTCGTGTTCTGCCATTCTG GCGACGCGCTCCGATGTTACACCTGTGAACAAAGTCCTGTAGTGTGTCGGACCAATGTTACCTGTACTCCCGAAGAAGATGTTTGCTTGCAAATCAGATTTT tGAATTTGAGAACATACAGCTGCTGGAAGTCGTCGCGATGCACCAGAAAAGAAGTTGCTGATGAATTTAACGCTGACAGTTTTCGATTCCTTTGCTGCTACAGGGATTTCTGCAACGGGGGCCCAAGCTTCCTGGCAGCCAGTACAGCTACCTTCAGTATTTCTGCAGTGACTGTGCTTTGGATGGTGTACCAGTAA